One region of Daphnia pulicaria isolate SC F1-1A chromosome 7, SC_F0-13Bv2, whole genome shotgun sequence genomic DNA includes:
- the LOC124349031 gene encoding uncharacterized protein LOC124349031 isoform X2: MEINSYVSLLAQYDSACRSGFDLQGCDYEFLEFTLGQEDCQKKWLAAEKELEVIQSKLDEAKKATSKLELLNHHVTMLLKDEVKVRSSIQEDIREYHTQFDMVRDCLSSETYLKDELIEKLNSLGPRRFPHLVNNTNARHVDKLETITEVNSAELDSVMASSERCSVSSSEPSDEDLELSGTVRSYRDLHRLNKQFSELVPDGEHQTSNKRVTDGSTATEVGVLDQCIVATTTVSFSMQTGSTVVSSVIEGYPGSSSSDECTQNTTVIRKHRLKRIKFGKSALKCIDCGMNCHIKCESLLPRSCDPQTSKNETEKRLEVATPKKKALRFFTSPSTKK, from the exons ATGGAGATAAATTCCTATGTTTCATTACTAGCCCAATATGACAGTGCATGCAGGAGTGGATTTGATTTGCAAGGATGTGATTATG AATTCTTGGAATTCACTTTAGGACAAGAGGATTGCCAAAAGAAGTGGTTAGCGGCTGAGAAAGAGTTAGAGGTCATTCAAAGTAAACTTGATGAGGCCAAAAAAGCTACATCTAAATTGGAATTACTAAATCATCATGTAACAATGCTGTTGAAAGATGAGGTGAAAGTAAGGAGTTCAATTCAAGAAGATATTCGTGAATAT CATACGCAATTTGATATGGTCCGTGATTGTCTATCGAGTGAAACTTATCTTAAGGACGAACTCATAGAGAAACTGAACAGCCTCGGTCCCAGACGCTTTCCGCATCtcgtaaataatacaaatGCTCGCCATGTAGACAAATTGGAGACCATCACTGAAGTAAACAGCGCCGAATTGGATTCGGTTATGGCATCAAGTGAGCGGTGCAGCGTATCCAGTAGCGAACCGTCTGATGAAGACCTCGAACTCTCGGGTACCGTTCGTTCTTACCGAGATCTTCATCGCTTGAATAAGCAATTTTCTGAACTGGTGCCTGATGGGGAGCATCAAACATCTAATAAACGCGTAACAGATGGAAGC ACTGCAACAGAAGTTGGCGTACTCGACCAATGCATTGTGGCAACCACTACTGTTTCTTTCTCAATGCAAACTGGTTCAACTGTAGTCAGTTCTGTGATCGAAGGTTATCCGGGATCAAGCAGCAGTGATGAATGCACTCAAAACACAACAGTCATAAGAAAACATCGTCTGAAACG aaTCAAGTTTGGCAAATCTGCGTTGAAGTGTATCGATTGCGGCATGAATTGTCACATTAAATGCGAGTCATTGTTGCCAAGATCTTGTGATCCCCAAACCTCCAAAAATGAAACCGAGAAGCGCCTTGAAGTGGCTACACCGAAAAA GAAAGCTTTGCGTTTCTTCACTTCCCCGTCGACGAAAAAGTGA
- the LOC124348945 gene encoding solute carrier family 28 member 3-like: MDLESPQNESKSAGDFVEGFWSYVGNFAEKNRFKITVFLRIFAAISYNCYLVAAVYNGHLKQLDIDWCGGVGMLIILTVIVYCGLFYYKVFKPHWGDSAYSRVILPLTLILERCWSYRFLRLLVIAGGVAGFTVGLVLDTAGDRDRLYSLIGLAVFLLFGWIFSKHPSQIKWTQVIWGMILQFLFGLMVLRWKTGQQVFACLGDRVSIFLKYTDAGSGLVYGHLVTDQNDSGIPLGTIFAFKALSVIFLFSFMVNILYYYGVMQLIVQKVGWFLQVSVGTTATESINCAANIFLGQTEAPLAIKPLLPLLTKSELHTVMTSGFATISGSVLSAYISFGISASHLLSASVMSAPAALSFAKLFYPETEESQTKAEDIKVPKGKEANALDAAAQGASNAVFMVINICANLIAFLAFIAFLNGIISWMGGLLGAPYVTFEYLVGKCFIPLAWIMGIPAEECDQIGHVVALKTIVNEFVAYRQLSEYMAKGLVSKRSETIATFALCGFSNPGSIGIQIAALGSMAPSRQTDLAQVAFRAFVSGSIACFMTACVAGTLIPSSSL; the protein is encoded by the exons ATGGATTTGGAATCTCCTCAAAATGAAAGTAAATCTGCTGGTGACTTTGTTGAAGGATTCTGGAGTTATGTTGGAAACTTTGCAGAGAAAAACAGATTTAAAATTACAGTATTCTTGCGAATTTTTGCAGCAATCTCATACAATTGCTATTTAGTTGCGGCTGTCTACAATGGCCATCTCAAACAACTCGACATTGATTGGTGTGGAGGTGTGGGGATGCTGATTATCCTCACTGTTATTGTCTACTGTGGCCTTTTCTACTACAAGGTTTTCAAACCTCATTGGGGCGATAGCGCATACTCCAGAGTGATCCTTCCCCTAACCCTTATCTTGGAACGATGCTGGAGCTATCG atTTCTACGCTTACTGGTGATTGCTGGCGGGGTCGCGGGTTTCACTGTTGGGTTGGTATTGGACACGGCAGGTGACAGAGATAGATTATACTCGCTCATCGGTCTGGCcgtctttctcctttttggctGGATCTTCTCCAAACATCCATCCCAA ATAAAGTGGACACAAGTGATTTGGGGAATGATCTTACAGTTTCTCTTCGGTTTGATGGTTCTTCGTTGGAAAACCGGGCAGCAGGTTTTTGCCTGTCTCGGCGATCGCGTTTCTATCTTTTTGAAGTACACCGATGCAGGCTCAGGATTAGTCTATGGTCATTTAGTCACTGATCAAAATGATTCCGGAATTCCGCTTGGCACCATTTTCGCCTTTAAA GCCTTGTCagtcattttcttattcagtTTCATGGTCAACATTCTTTACTATTACGGAGTCATGCAACTGATCGTACAGAAAGTCGGTTGGTTTCTTCAAGTATCAGTAGGAACCACTGCGACCGAATCAATCAACTGCGCTGCCAACATTTTTCTTGGACAA ACGGAAGCTCCTTTAGCTATCAAACCACTTTTACCGTTATTGACGAAATCGGAACTGCATACGGTTATGACGAGCGGCTTTGCTACAATTTCGG gGTCAGTTTTGTCGGCATACATAAGCTTTGGAATAAGCGCTTCGCATTTGCTGAGTGCATCTGTGATGTCTGCACCAGCCGCTTTATCCTTTGCTAAATTGTTTTACCCCGAGACAGAAGAATCGCAAACTAAAGCAGAGGACATTAAAGTGCCAAAAGG GAAAGAGGCCAACGCTTTAGATGCAGCGGCACAAGGGGCTTCTAATGCAGTCTTTATGGTCATCAATATTTGCGCTAATCTAATCGCATTTCTAGCCTTTATTGCTTTTCTCAATGGAATCATTTCATGGATGGGAGGACTACTAGGAGCACCTTATGTTACATTTGAA TATCTAGTAGGGAAGTGTTTTATTCCACTGGCCTGGATAATGGGCATTCCTGCAGAAGAGTGCGATCAAATAGGACATGTGGTAGCGCTAAAGACCATCGTCAACGAATTTGTTGCCTATAGGCAACTATCAGAATATATGGCTAAAGGACTAGTTTCg AAACGATCGGAAACGATCGCTACCTTTGCGTTGTGTGGCTTCTCGAATCCAGGGTCAATAGGCATCCAAATAGCTGCCCTGGGGTCAATGGCTCCATCCAGACAAACCGATTTGGCTCAAGTGGCTTTCCGAGCATTTGTTTCAGGAAGTATTGCTTGCTTCATGACAGCCTGTGTAGCTG gaacGTTGATTCCATCGTCTTCATTGTAA
- the LOC124349031 gene encoding rac GTPase-activating protein 1-like isoform X1: MEINSYVSLLAQYDSACRSGFDLQGCDYEFLEFTLGQEDCQKKWLAAEKELEVIQSKLDEAKKATSKLELLNHHVTMLLKDEVKVRSSIQEDIREYHTQFDMVRDCLSSETYLKDELIEKLNSLGPRRFPHLVNNTNARHVDKLETITEVNSAELDSVMASSERCSVSSSEPSDEDLELSGTVRSYRDLHRLNKQFSELVPDGEHQTSNKRVTDGSTATEVGVLDQCIVATTTVSFSMQTGSTVVSSVIEGYPGSSSSDECTQNTTVIRKHRLKRQVVFHHIETCYPCGLRIKFGKSALKCIDCGMNCHIKCESLLPRSCDPQTSKNETEKRLEVATPKKKALRFFTSPSTKK; encoded by the exons ATGGAGATAAATTCCTATGTTTCATTACTAGCCCAATATGACAGTGCATGCAGGAGTGGATTTGATTTGCAAGGATGTGATTATG AATTCTTGGAATTCACTTTAGGACAAGAGGATTGCCAAAAGAAGTGGTTAGCGGCTGAGAAAGAGTTAGAGGTCATTCAAAGTAAACTTGATGAGGCCAAAAAAGCTACATCTAAATTGGAATTACTAAATCATCATGTAACAATGCTGTTGAAAGATGAGGTGAAAGTAAGGAGTTCAATTCAAGAAGATATTCGTGAATAT CATACGCAATTTGATATGGTCCGTGATTGTCTATCGAGTGAAACTTATCTTAAGGACGAACTCATAGAGAAACTGAACAGCCTCGGTCCCAGACGCTTTCCGCATCtcgtaaataatacaaatGCTCGCCATGTAGACAAATTGGAGACCATCACTGAAGTAAACAGCGCCGAATTGGATTCGGTTATGGCATCAAGTGAGCGGTGCAGCGTATCCAGTAGCGAACCGTCTGATGAAGACCTCGAACTCTCGGGTACCGTTCGTTCTTACCGAGATCTTCATCGCTTGAATAAGCAATTTTCTGAACTGGTGCCTGATGGGGAGCATCAAACATCTAATAAACGCGTAACAGATGGAAGC ACTGCAACAGAAGTTGGCGTACTCGACCAATGCATTGTGGCAACCACTACTGTTTCTTTCTCAATGCAAACTGGTTCAACTGTAGTCAGTTCTGTGATCGAAGGTTATCCGGGATCAAGCAGCAGTGATGAATGCACTCAAAACACAACAGTCATAAGAAAACATCGTCTGAAACGGCAAGTTGTCTTTCATCATATTGAGACCTGCTATCCATGTGGCCTTCG aaTCAAGTTTGGCAAATCTGCGTTGAAGTGTATCGATTGCGGCATGAATTGTCACATTAAATGCGAGTCATTGTTGCCAAGATCTTGTGATCCCCAAACCTCCAAAAATGAAACCGAGAAGCGCCTTGAAGTGGCTACACCGAAAAA GAAAGCTTTGCGTTTCTTCACTTCCCCGTCGACGAAAAAGTGA